CCATCCGCAAATACGGTCTGTTTGTCCGCACGACCATCACCGTCGGTATCTTCGAGAATCAGAATCTTGTCATTGGGTCGTTCATCTCCCGGTTTGTAGTGCGGGTAGGAAGGAAGAACAGAGACCCAAAGGCGGCCCTTGTTATCAAAAGCGGTTTGCACCGGATTCTGCAGGTCAGGGAATTCTGATTCGGAGGCAAACAAGTCGATCTTGTAACCTTCGGGCAGGGTGAATCCTTCCAGAGCTTTATCCACATCGAGAAACTCAATGGGGAAATCAAAATTCGTTTCAGTCGGACTAAGCTCAATGGTCTTGGAATCATCCACACTAAGGTTTTCCGTTTTACCCTGCGCAACTTCGTGAATCTTCTTATCACGAAGCACCGTCATCTCGCGGATCTTTTGAATTTCCTCCGGGTAATTCTTGTCACCGTAGGGTTTGTACCGACGACCATAGACGTGAACCCCATTCAACATGCGGTAGTCATTAAACCAGAACCAGTTTTTGTCGGCTACAGCTTCATAAACGAGCGCTTCATTTGCGAAGGAATTGGAGCTGGATTCACCGTAGAGTTCATCGGCCAGGATGGTTGCCAAGTTGGCATACCCTTCGTTGGACAAGGCAAAACCGTTGATCGTTTGCGGGTTCTTTTCGGACGTGTAGAGTTTACTGGTCGGTGTGAAAAGATCGATAAATCCGACTTTGTTATCACGTGCTGCTCGTTTCATAGCAGCGGTGTAGGCGGCCAGGCGTTTGTTCTCCTCTACCCCATTGGGTAAATCCATGGTGTCGGACAAGTCCTCGTAGGCTGTTGGAGAAACCAGGACCAATCGAGGTGCTGATTTTCCATTATACTTTTGAGTCAGGGTATGTTTCACGAACGCATCCAGCTCGTAGTAAAAGCGGTCTGCTTGCTCAATACCATCGAAGGATTCGTTGTAGCCAAAGAATGCCAGGATCGTGTCAGCCTCCAGCATGGTCAGCCACTCATCCGGATAAGGATAATGTCCGATACCGGTGTGAATCTGATGGTGCGGATGAAATGCCTCTGCTCCAGGAAACGCCCATTGTGTCTCGCGGGACGGATGGGGACGAAATCCAGGAGTATCTCCCGGATGACTTATATTTCTGACAACCAGGTTTTTATCAGTAAAACGCTGCTGCAGCTGAGTCTCGAAGTATGGGAAGTAGACCATACGCTCTCCGAGGCCGTTACCGATAATAACCAGGTTTTCGCCTTTTTTAACTTTAAGCGGTAGCGGGTTTCCCACCACGGCGGTTGTGCATGCCAACAGTGCGGCGGCAATGAATAGTCGTTTGAACATAATCAGGGCAGAAAAATATTAAGGCTACAACTTACTCAAAGTCGGTTACATTTATGATGTTTTCATCAAAGTAAGGATCATTGTGGAAACCAAACATCGTAGGGCTGTAAGTTCCAACGACATCCACCTTGGCTCCATCAGTTGGGACAGAAATGCCGAGGCTCCAAAGGACTCCATTTACAATCATGCGGCAGGTGCCTTCGACATTGATTTCATTGGAAGCTCCCATGGTCGTGCAAAAGGCTTTTCCTTTTTTGCCACCCGGCAATTGGTAGGACTTGGTCCAGGCAACTGGCATCATGGGATCATTCTTGTGAAAACCTTGGTGCTTTCCGTAACCGGGCACTTTCTCGTAGGGACCAGGGCCCATGGCAGGACTATCTTTTTCCATGCCCGCCAGCACTTGTCCCATCACAACTGGAACACAGTCATTATCAGCAGGCCAGGTGACTCCATACACATCGGTCGGTCCCCAGATGTCGCCCTCGCCGATACCATTATTAATTTCATGGTTTCCTACGGTAATCCCTCTCGTAGCTTCCTGTTTATGCCATCCATGGTGGGAAACCCAAGTCGTTCCCAGAACCAGCTGGCCGAAGCCATTCTTCCATTCGGTTTTAGGTCCGTCGTAGTTGAAGCTGTAGTGTTCGTAAGCAGACCCTTCGGGAACATTGAAAGCGTGAGTGGCGGTCCGCATTCCTACAACTGGTTTTCCAGCCATCAGAAAATCGTCGACGTTTTTCATCTGGTCATGAGCCAGGTTACGGAAGCGCGTTCCGATAATCATAAGATCTGCATCAGCGAGCGCTTCGGTATTAGGAATATGCGTCTGGTGGTTCGGGTCAACGATACCTGGTTTCTCAGGATCCTGAGAAAAGAGCACGGTGCACTTGAATCCATGGTGGATGGATAAAATCTTAGCCAATTGAGGCATGGCCTCCTCGGAGCGATACTCTTCGTCGCCGGCGATCAGAACAATGTGTTTACCCTTTCCTACTCCGGAAGATCCTTCGAATTCCAGCCATTGCTTTGGACCAGAAGGAGCTTGTTCAGAGGCGGACTCTTGGGAACATCCAAATTGAAGACTCATAACCAGAAGAGATAGAAAAACAGTCAGTTTCATAGTAAGGGATTTTATCCTTGGGTGAAGAAATTCGAGATCATCAGCAGTAAGCTGTCTCGGGTCAACTCAGGAACCTGAGCGATTTATTATAGCGCCTAAGCGTAATGAGAAAGCCGCATTCTGGCAATGTCACGACCTCAGCCAAAGATGGACAAACATGACCGAGACCGGTCTCAATAACTCTTCTACTCCAAGGAGATCTCAGGAACTACAATCAATTAAATACTTAATCCCATCCGGATTGGCCTCGATGGTTTCAAAACTCTCTTGCACGTCATCAATGGAGTTTATCTGCGTAATCAATTTGTCGAGGTGCAGATTACCGGAGGCGGCCAGCTCAATGGCTTCATCGAAGTCCTGTTCTTCGTAAAGGCGAGCGCCGATCAACTTGAGCTCAGACCAAAAGAATTTAAACAGATTTACGGGTCTTGGCTCAGGATGAATGGCTACCATCACTATGCGGCCACGCACATTGGGCAATTCGGTCATGACCTCAACACCCGGTTCTGATCCTGAAACTTCAAACACACAATCGGCCATCGATCCATCGGTGGCAGAGCGAACCGCTTCGACCAAATCGTCTTTGATTGGATTCACCACACCTAGGCCAAGAGAAGCAGCCAGATCCAAACGCGATTCGTTTACTTCGGATAGAATCACCTGCGCACCTTTATCTTTTGCGACGAGGGCAATGAGAAGACCAATGGGCCCACCACCAATCACCACACAGGTCTCGCCAGCCTGGACCTCTCCCAAGCGGACGTCGTGACAAGCCACGGCCGCCGGTTCAATCATAGCACCCTGTTCCAAGCTAAGACTTTCAGGCAGTGCGTGTAATGTATAGGCGGGCACGGTCCAAGAGGACTGCATACCGCCAGGCAAATCGATGCCAATAAATTTAAGGTTCTTGCCTACATGAAGATTCCCTTTGTCAAAATCAGAAGGTGCTCCAAACTTTAAAGGTCGCACTGCGACGCGATCGCCCACCGAAACCGTTGTTACGCCCTCTCCTGTTTGAGCAACCGTGGCTGAGACTTCATGCCCAATGGCTAAGGGTGTGCTGACCCGCTGATCCATGTGACCATGAAAGATATGTATATCCGTCCCACAAATTCCACAATAGGCCACGTCGAGCCTGACCTCGCCTTTGGTAGGGGCAATTATTTGACTGCTTCCAACACTGATTGTTCGGTTACCTTGATAAAGCGCTGCTTTGATTCTAGCATTGCTGCATCATTTGGCGGAATTGACCAGTCTCTGTTTTAAGTATTCCCGATTGGCCCCTCTAGTAACTCTGCGTTCAGTTCATGGACTAGGACTGAGCAAGTACTCAACTTGGCGTTTACTGGCTTCTTTCAACAAACGAAGATCCTCCACTCAAACCCAGCGGATGGATTGACAAAAGACTACCAGTTAAAGTCTTTGTTGAGCAAATCGTACAACCTTTGATTAGGTTCTGAATAATAGTTATTCAAATAATCGTAGACCTCATCATCCACCTTCTTTTTGGTTTCCGCAACGTGCCGCGGCTTTACGTCCTCAATGACGACGCTATTGTCAACGCCCACGAAATCAAAAATTTCCTTCAACGTTCCGTGCACGTCTTCCCGCAACTGCTTCATACTTAAGATAAGGATCTGGTCTTTGCTAAAATGTTTGTAGTAGGCCTCAATCTGTTCCGCATAGTGCCCTCTCAACTTGTAGGAGAATGTCACATAATTAGGATCCAAATAATCCTGGTTTTTATGAGCATACTCTAAACGCTCTTCCTCAACTTTGAGCGCTTCCATAAGCCCCAGTGTTTCCCTACCCCCCCTTTTTCATGTGGTTGTAATGCGAGATCGCTCGTTCCACGGGGTTCCTTAAAATAGCAATGAGTTTTACATCAGGATTAAATTTATGAATCCGTTCCGGAACCAGGGGATTGAAAATATAACGAGGAGAAGCCTCATACGTTAATATCTCATTGGATACGATTGGAAAACGTGCCCGGTACCAACGATGATTATTTTCCCGGTAGTTTGGAGAATCAAAATAATGAAGCTCTTTATACACCGAGGACTTCAACTGGTGATGCTGATTCAGATAGCTGAACAAACTGGTAGTTCCAGCCTTCATGGCTCCAATGATTATGAAATCAGGAAGTCTCCTTTTCCACACAGTCAACCGTCGGAATCCAGCTATTCCTTTAGCACCCATTCGTTGTAGCGGTGTGCTCA
This genomic stretch from Opitutia bacterium ISCC 52 harbors:
- a CDS encoding ThuA domain-containing protein, with protein sequence MKLTVFLSLLVMSLQFGCSQESASEQAPSGPKQWLEFEGSSGVGKGKHIVLIAGDEEYRSEEAMPQLAKILSIHHGFKCTVLFSQDPEKPGIVDPNHQTHIPNTEALADADLMIIGTRFRNLAHDQMKNVDDFLMAGKPVVGMRTATHAFNVPEGSAYEHYSFNYDGPKTEWKNGFGQLVLGTTWVSHHGWHKQEATRGITVGNHEINNGIGEGDIWGPTDVYGVTWPADNDCVPVVMGQVLAGMEKDSPAMGPGPYEKVPGYGKHQGFHKNDPMMPVAWTKSYQLPGGKKGKAFCTTMGASNEINVEGTCRMIVNGVLWSLGISVPTDGAKVDVVGTYSPTMFGFHNDPYFDENIINVTDFE
- a CDS encoding alcohol dehydrogenase catalytic domain-containing protein — translated: MKAALYQGNRTISVGSSQIIAPTKGEVRLDVAYCGICGTDIHIFHGHMDQRVSTPLAIGHEVSATVAQTGEGVTTVSVGDRVAVRPLKFGAPSDFDKGNLHVGKNLKFIGIDLPGGMQSSWTVPAYTLHALPESLSLEQGAMIEPAAVACHDVRLGEVQAGETCVVIGGGPIGLLIALVAKDKGAQVILSEVNESRLDLAASLGLGVVNPIKDDLVEAVRSATDGSMADCVFEVSGSEPGVEVMTELPNVRGRIVMVAIHPEPRPVNLFKFFWSELKLIGARLYEEQDFDEAIELAASGNLHLDKLITQINSIDDVQESFETIEANPDGIKYLIDCSS
- a CDS encoding sulfotransferase domain-containing protein is translated as MEALKVEEERLEYAHKNQDYLDPNYVTFSYKLRGHYAEQIEAYYKHFSKDQILILSMKQLREDVHGTLKEIFDFVGVDNSVVIEDVKPRHVAETKKKVDDEVYDYLNNYYSEPNQRLYDLLNKDFNW
- a CDS encoding sulfotransferase domain-containing protein; the protein is MSTPLQRMGAKGIAGFRRLTVWKRRLPDFIIIGAMKAGTTSLFSYLNQHHQLKSSVYKELHYFDSPNYRENNHRWYRARFPIVSNEILTYEASPRYIFNPLVPERIHKFNPDVKLIAILRNPVERAISHYNHMKKGG